One window from the genome of Paramisgurnus dabryanus chromosome 24, PD_genome_1.1, whole genome shotgun sequence encodes:
- the LOC135741090 gene encoding sialoadhesin-like isoform X1 — MNFRLSSLILLLHIQGSLTLDNLNVTCDELNICAVRGDQMNVRCDYSNINIKTGFWLSQKQRTNWRNKDEPEDLTLDSDYSGRVKQWVTKDYSELLISDVIERDSGEYQLMIIMKDGVKHLSSVTVNLTVTVLQVKINPESTGQRVKLSCDSSCPLTSENEYSWYKNGQLLTHNQSIFVSSSGNTDSYSCTESFSVPSSSVCVSNSSCWGVTYTSTRVCALVGSTVDIHSSYSHPTGDTVEKTYWHYYHHGEFKDLREDHQFSGRVEFVGNTLRVKDVNTSDTRLYRFSIITNTSDEVSGLHGVDLIVTDTRVISSPKRVINGEKVILSCSTECTLDSKHTYIWYKNGQQVTDGLRLLNKLYLDSINSEELQEYSCTVRDSMDKTNETTVRNNEEADSSV; from the exons GGTCCCTAACATTGGATAATTTAAATGTAACCTGTGATGAACTGAATATTTGTGCTGTGAGGGGGGACCAGATGAATGTGAGGTGCGATTACTCAAACATCAACATCAAAACTGGGTTCTGGCTCAGTCAGAAACAGAGAACAAACTGGAGAAACAAAGATGAACCTGAAGATTTGACTTTAGATTCAGATTACTCAGGACGAGTGAAGCAGTGGGTCACTAAAGATTACTCAGAGCTCTTAATATCAGATGTGATAGAGAGAGACAGTGGAGAATATCAGCTCATGATCATTATGAAGGATGGAGTTAAACATCTCAGCTCAGTCACAGTCAATCTAACAGTCACAG ttttacaggtGAAGATAAATCCTGAATCTACAGGACAGCGAGTAAAACTGAGCTGTGATTCCTCCTGCCCTTTGACATCTGAAAATGAGTACAGCTGGTACAAGAATGGACAACTTTTAACACATAACCAAAGCATATTTGTGTCATCCAGTGGAAACACTGACAGTTATTCCTGCACTGAGTCTTTTTCAGTTCCCTCTTCATCTGTGT GTGTTTCTAACAGTAGCTGCTGGGGTGTGACTTACACATCTACAAGAGTTTGTGCTTTAGTGGGATCAACAGTAGATATTCACTCTTCATACTCACATCCCACTGGAGATACAGTAGAGAAAACATACTGGCATTACTATCATCATGGGGAATTCAAAGATCTGCGTGAGGATCATCAGTTTTCTGGTCGTGTGGAGTTTGTGGGAAACACACTGAGAGTCAAAGACGTCAACACGAGTGACACTAGATTATATCGATTCAGCATCATCACTAACACATCAGATGAAGTTTCTGGTTTACATGGAGTCGATCTTATTGTTACAG ATACACGTGTGATAAGCAGCCCAAAGCGTGTGATAAATGGAGAAAAAGTGATATTAAGCTGTTCAACTGAATGCACTTTGGATAGCAAACATACTTACATCTGGTATAAGAATGGACAACAGGTAACAGATGGATTGAGATTATTAAACAAGCTGTACCTGGACTCAATCAACAGTGAGGAGCTACAAGAGTATTCCTGTACTGTAAGAG ATTCAATGGACAAAACCAATGAAACAACTGTCAGAAACAATGAAGAAGCCGACAGTTCAGTGTAA
- the LOC135741090 gene encoding sialoadhesin-like isoform X2, with protein sequence MNVRCDYSNINIKTGFWLSQKQRTNWRNKDEPEDLTLDSDYSGRVKQWVTKDYSELLISDVIERDSGEYQLMIIMKDGVKHLSSVTVNLTVTVLQVKINPESTGQRVKLSCDSSCPLTSENEYSWYKNGQLLTHNQSIFVSSSGNTDSYSCTESFSVPSSSVCVSNSSCWGVTYTSTRVCALVGSTVDIHSSYSHPTGDTVEKTYWHYYHHGEFKDLREDHQFSGRVEFVGNTLRVKDVNTSDTRLYRFSIITNTSDEVSGLHGVDLIVTDTRVISSPKRVINGEKVILSCSTECTLDSKHTYIWYKNGQQVTDGLRLLNKLYLDSINSEELQEYSCTVRDSMDKTNETTVRNNEEADSSV encoded by the exons ATGAATGTGAGGTGCGATTACTCAAACATCAACATCAAAACTGGGTTCTGGCTCAGTCAGAAACAGAGAACAAACTGGAGAAACAAAGATGAACCTGAAGATTTGACTTTAGATTCAGATTACTCAGGACGAGTGAAGCAGTGGGTCACTAAAGATTACTCAGAGCTCTTAATATCAGATGTGATAGAGAGAGACAGTGGAGAATATCAGCTCATGATCATTATGAAGGATGGAGTTAAACATCTCAGCTCAGTCACAGTCAATCTAACAGTCACAG ttttacaggtGAAGATAAATCCTGAATCTACAGGACAGCGAGTAAAACTGAGCTGTGATTCCTCCTGCCCTTTGACATCTGAAAATGAGTACAGCTGGTACAAGAATGGACAACTTTTAACACATAACCAAAGCATATTTGTGTCATCCAGTGGAAACACTGACAGTTATTCCTGCACTGAGTCTTTTTCAGTTCCCTCTTCATCTGTGT GTGTTTCTAACAGTAGCTGCTGGGGTGTGACTTACACATCTACAAGAGTTTGTGCTTTAGTGGGATCAACAGTAGATATTCACTCTTCATACTCACATCCCACTGGAGATACAGTAGAGAAAACATACTGGCATTACTATCATCATGGGGAATTCAAAGATCTGCGTGAGGATCATCAGTTTTCTGGTCGTGTGGAGTTTGTGGGAAACACACTGAGAGTCAAAGACGTCAACACGAGTGACACTAGATTATATCGATTCAGCATCATCACTAACACATCAGATGAAGTTTCTGGTTTACATGGAGTCGATCTTATTGTTACAG ATACACGTGTGATAAGCAGCCCAAAGCGTGTGATAAATGGAGAAAAAGTGATATTAAGCTGTTCAACTGAATGCACTTTGGATAGCAAACATACTTACATCTGGTATAAGAATGGACAACAGGTAACAGATGGATTGAGATTATTAAACAAGCTGTACCTGGACTCAATCAACAGTGAGGAGCTACAAGAGTATTCCTGTACTGTAAGAG ATTCAATGGACAAAACCAATGAAACAACTGTCAGAAACAATGAAGAAGCCGACAGTTCAGTGTAA